CCAGCCCGCGAGGTCGGCGAGGAAGGTGTCGCGGACCGGCAGCTCGTCCCAGGCCCAGAGCGTGTTGGCGACGGCGAGGACCGGGTCCTCCTGGCGGGTGGTGTTGTCGAGCGTGGCGGCGGCGCGGAGGAGGTCGGCCTGCTTGGCGATGTCCGGGTCGCCCCCGGTGAGCAGGTGGAGCAGCTCCTCGGCGGCGGGGCCGTCGGCCGCCTGGCTCGCGAGGCCGAGCGCGCTGGCGATGGAGTACGGCGAGACCACCGAGTCGCCACTGGCGCCGGCGACGACCCGGTGAACCGCGAGGCTGAATCGCAGATGGTCACTTTCGGGCGTGGTCACGCCCCCGACGCTACCGGACCGGAGCGCGGCGCCGGGGCCTGTGCTGGGGCGGGTGCGAGGTGCTGGGACGGGGAGGCGCAGGTGGGTGACAACTCATCCGCACTGCCAGGTGAAGGACGCCGCGTCGAACCGCCCGGCCGCGAGGTCTGCGGCACGGATGAGCCAGTGCAGCCGGCCCGCGTCGCCCCACATCATGCCGGTCTCGTCGTCCGAGTCGATCTGGGCGAGCGCGACCCACCGCCGGGCTTCCTCCTGCACGGCGGGCCAGATAGCGACGTCCTGTTCGACGGCGTGCTGGATCGGGAACGCGTAGCCGCCGATCTGGTGCGCCGAGCTCGGCACGGTCGCGGCCAGTGCGGTCATGAAGGCGTCACCTGTTGGCGTGCTCGTCGAAGAAGGCATCACCGTCACGTGGTCGCCGGGAAGGAATCCAGCGTGCCGTCGGCGGGCAGGGCGAGGTCGATCGACTCGCGGGGCAGCTTCGCGCAGTCGACGGACGCGACGAAGCTCAGCGAGCCCTCCCCCGGCCACACCGGCCACTCGAAGTCGTGCGGCACGGCGGGACAGCCGCCGAGCCGGCCGACCACCCGGTCGCCCCGGCGTGCCGGGCGCAGGCGCACGGCGGGTCGGATCAACGAGATCCAGCGCTCGGCGATGGGCGGCGGCAGTGTCCGGCGCGCGACGGCGCGCAGTCGCGCCTCGTGGGTGGGCATCAGTGGCGTCCGGTGTGCCAGCGGTGCCAGGCGTGCGCCTGCGCGTCCGTCAGGGAGGCGACCTGGTCGATGACCACGCGGAGCCTCGCGGCATCGTCCGGGGCCGCGTGCCACGCCGGGTGGAACGCGGTCTCCAGTGGCTCCGGGGCGCGCTCGGCGAGGACCGTCACCAGCTCGGCCAGCAGTTCACGCTGGCCGGCCTGCATGGCGAGCCGCCGGGGGTCGCTCATCACGTAGCGCAGCGCGAGCGCCTTCAGCAGCGCCACCTCGGCCGCCACGCGTTCCGGCATCACCAGGCTCGCGGCGTAGCGGGTGAGGGGGCCGTCGCCGTACTCGGCGCGCGTTCCGGTGACCGCGGCGGACGCGAACCGGCCGACCAGTTCGCTCGTCATCCGCTTCAGGGCGATCTGCCCGTGCGGCGTGGAGTCGACCCCGGGGCGCGCCAGCTCCGCCACCACGGGCAGGTCCAGCAGGTCCCGCGCGGCGCCCTCCAGCGCGGACACCGACAGCCGCGAGAAGTGCTTGGCCGCCAGCTCCGCCACGGCCGCCCGCTCCCCGGGGTCGGCCAGCACCGACAGCGACAACCGTCCTGACAGCACACCGTCCTCGACGTCGTGCACCGAGTACGCCACGTCGTCGGCCCAGTCCATGATCTGCGCCTCCAGGCAGGTGCGGCCCTCCGGCGCGCCTGCCCGCATCCAGTCGAACACCTCCCGGTCGTCGGCGTACACCCCGAACTTCGCCGTGCCCGCCCGCCGCGGCCACGGGTACTTCGTCGACGCGTCCAGGCACGCGCGCGTCAGGTTCAGCCCGGCCGAGTCGACCTTCGGCTCCAGCCGGGTGAGGATTCGCAGCGTCTGCGCGTTGGCCTCGAACCCGCCGCACGACTGCGCCACCTCGTCGAGCGCCCGTTCGCCGTTGTGCCCGAACGGCGGGTGCCCGATGTCGTGCGCCAGCCCCGCCGTGTCCACCAGGTCCGGATCGGCCCCCAGCTCCTCGGCGATGCCGCGCCCGATCTGCGCGACCTCCAGCGAGTGCGTCAACCGCGTGCGGGGCACGCCGCTGACCTCGGCGCCCTCCCCCGGCCCGACCACCTGGGTCTTGCCGGCCAGCCGGCGCAGCGCCGCGGAGTGCAGCACGCGGGCCCGGTCCCGCGCGAACGCACTCCGGCCGTCCGGCCGCGACCCGGGAAGCGCCGCCCGCTTCGGCGCTTCGCCGAGCCACCGCTGTTGATCGTGCTCGCTGTACACCCCGCAACTCTACGGGCACCCACCGACATTTCCTGGGGGTTCTGACCAGGACACACGAGATGCCCACTCGTGCGGGCGCGAGTGGAAAGCGCGACGAAACGTCTGACGCCTGCAGGCGCCGGCAGCCCGCGCGAACCTCAGCCCAGCCCGGTACCGCCGATGTTGTCGGCCGGGGTCTTGGTCAGCCGGTAGAACAACAACGCACCCGTCTCGCGGTAGATGTAGGCGAACTGTGTCTCCCGCGTCTGCACGATCGGCCCGCGGTGCGTCGGCGAGGTCCAGGTGTCCAGGCCGGCGTCGTTGGCCATCGTGCGGGCCCGTAGGGAGTGCCACGGGTCGCTCACCAGGACCGCGGTCCGCCACCCCCGCTCGCCGAACGCGCCGGCCACCGCGCGCAGGCTGCCGAGCGTGTCGCTGCCCTCACCGACCGCCAGCGTCGCCTCGCGGGGGACCCCCTGCTCGATCAGCCAGTTCGCCCCTGCCGAAGCCTCGGTGTACGCGTCGCCCGCCCGGTTGCCGCCCGCGGTGACGATTCGGTCGGCGACCCCCTCCTCGTACAGGTCCATCGCGTGCCGCAGCCGCGCCTGGAAGATCGGCGACGGCTTCCCGTTGTACTGCGCCGCGCCGAGCACCACGATCGCGTCGGCGTGCGTGCGGTCGTCCTCGCGCGCGACCTGCCACACCCGGAACGCCGTCCCGGCGACCACCATCAGCAGCACCAGCACCGTGCCCAGCACGGCCCGGCGCACCCAGCTCACCCGCTCACCCATCCCGGTCATCCTCCCAGACGGGTCCTCACAGCCAGCCGCGCTCCTCCGCCAACCGGACGGCCTCGGCCCTGGTGCGGGCGCCGGTCTTGCCGATCGCGGCGGACAGGTGGTTGCGCACGGTCCCCTCGGACAGGTGCAGCCGCCGCGCGACGTCCGACACCGTGCCGCCGTCGCTGGCCGCGCGCAGCACCTCGTGCTCGCGCGGCGTGAGCGGGCTCGCCCCCGTCGCCAGCGATTCCGCGGCCAGTGCCGGGTCGACCACGCGCAGTCCGTTGTGGACCCGCCGGACCGCGTCGACGAGCTGTTCCGGCGGCGAGTCCTTCACCACGAACCCCGCCGCCCCCGCGGCCATCGCCCGCGCCAGGTAACCGGGCCTGCCGAACGTGGTGCACACGATGATCCGGCACGACGGCAACGCCGCATGCAGCTCGGCGGCCGCAGTCAGGCCGTCTGTGCCGGGCATCTGGACGTCGAGCAGCGCCACATCCGGCGTGGTCTCCTTCGCCGCGGCGAGCACCTCGTCGCCGGACCCGACCTGCCCGACCACCTCGATGTCCGGCTCCAGCCCGAGCACGGTCGCCAGCGCGCCCCGCACCATCGCCTGGTCGTCGGCCAGCAGGACCCGGATCACGAAACCTCCACCGGCTTCGCCGCGGGCACCTCGGCCCGCAGCTGGAACCCCTCCCCGGGCCGCGCCCGGACCTGCAGCGTGCCACCCAGCTGGGCCAGCCGCTCCGCCAGCCCGCGCAACCCGTTGCCGGCCGCGGCCGGTTCGGTGCCGCGGCCGTCATCGGAGATCTCCAGCCAGTTCCGCCCCAGCCGCACCTTCACCCGGCCGGCGCCGGAGTGCCGCAGCACGTTCGTCACCGCCTCCCGCAGCACGTACCCGAAGGCGCTCTGCAGCTCCGGCCGCACGTTGTCGACCGCGCTCGGCAGTTCCGCGTCGATCTCGGCGGCCCGCAGCGCCGCCCGCGCGCCCACCAGCTCCGCGGACAGCGACACCTCGCGGTACTCCGACACCGTCGCGCGCACGTCGGTCAACGCACTGCGCGCCAGCGCCTCGACCTCGCGGATCTCGGTGACCGCGCGCTCCTCGTCGGACGCGGTCTCGATCAGCCGCCGCGCCAGACCGGCCTTGACCGCGATGGTGGTGAGGCTGTGGCCGAGGATGTCGTGCAGGTCCCGCGCCAGCCGTTCCCGCTCCGCGCTCACCGCCAGCGCGGCGATCTCCTCGTTGGCCCGCCGGAGTCGTCGCACGGTCTGGGCGAGCCGTCCCATGAAGAACATCGCCGTGGTGATGCCGACGACCGTGCCGATGTCGGACGGGGTGCCGCGCACGTCGTTGTGGACGAGCAGCAGCAGCCCGCACCCGGCGACCGCGGCGCCGTCGAACACCAGCACCCACCCCGCCGGCATGCTCATCGCGATCGCCAGCGTGGCGTACAGGAGCATGTAGATGCTGGCGCCCTGGAGCAGCACCGCCCACCCGAGCACGAGCATCAGCAGCGCGAACGGCAGCCGGACCCGCATCCGCCGGTGCGACAGCAGGAAGTACGGGAAGGTCACGTAGCACAAGCCGTAGGCGACGAGCAGCACGATGAGCTGCGGGTCGAGTCGCTGGCCGACCGGCACGGCGCTGGCCAGGTAGAAGATTGTGCCGGCGAGCGGCCAGCGGCGCGCGAACCGCGGGCGGGGCCGTCCGGCGGCGTGCTCGTTCCACCACTGCGTCCTGTCCTCGGCCACCGTGCTTCTCCCCATCACACCCGCGCGGAGTCCTTACGGTAACGCCGGACCACCGCGATCCCGACCGCCGCGGTCCACACGGCCAGCCACAGCACGTCCTGCCCGAGGCTCGTGCTCAGGTCGGTGGTCACCGCGCCGCGCCCGACCTGCGCCATCCAGTAGCTGGGCAGCACGTGCGAGATCTGCAGCAGCCAGTGCGGCATCGCCTCGACCGGGATGAAGATGCCGCCGAGCAGGGCCATCGGGAGCATGACCAGCTGCGTGATCGGCTGGACCGAGTCGGCCGCGCCGACCTGGCCGATGAGCAGCCCGATCAACGCGAACGGGATCGCCGCGAGCCACACCCCCAGGGTGACCCGCAGCCAGCTGCCCGCCCCGAGGGACACGCCCTGCGTCAGCGCGCCGACCAGCGGCACGAGGACCACCGGCGCGAGCGCGAGCGTCAGGCCGGTCGCGGCCTTCGCGCTCAGGTAACCGGCGCCGGACAGCGGGGTGAGCCGCAGCTGCCGCTGCCAGCCGGCTTTGCGTTCGACCGCCACCCGGGTGCCCACGAACAGCGCCGCCGACATGGCGCCGAAGGAGGTCATGCCGACCATCAGCGGCGCGACGGCGTCCTGGTCGCCGCGCGCGAAGATGCCGACGTAGAGCAGGAACATCAGGACGGGGAACGCCACGGTGAAGATGAGGAACCGCGGGGCGCGCAGCACGCGGCGGATCTCCAGGGTCAGGAACTTCAGGCTCATCGGTGGTTCTCCTCGTCGGCGGTGAGGGTCAGGAAGGCGCCTTCCAGCCCGATCGCGGTGATCTCGACGTCGTGCGCGCCGGGGAAGCGGGTCAGCAGCGCCCGCAGGGTGGCGTCGGAGTCCGAAGTGGACACGGCGATCCGGCCGCCGCGCACCTCGTACTCGGTGACGCCAGGCAGTTCCGCGACCGCCGCCGAGGTGGCCTCCGGCACGGCGGCCCGCAGTGTCCGCCCGCTCGCCAGCGCGCGGACCTCGGCGACCGTGCCGTCCGCGACGATCCGCCCGCCGCGCATGAGCACGACCCGGTCGGCGAACTCCTCGGCCTCCTCCAGGTAGTGCGTCGCGAACAACACGGTGCGGCCGGTGTTCGTGTAGGCGTGCATGGATTTCCAGAACTCGCGGCGGCTGCCGACGTCCATCGCGGCGGTCGGCTCGTCGAGCACCAGCAGGTCCGGGTCGCTGACCAGGGCGACGGCGAACCGCACGCGCTGCTTCTGGCCGCCGGAGAGCTTGGTGCCGCGCCGGTTCGCCAGGTCCTCGATGCCGGCGCGGCGCAGGGCCTCGGCGACCGGCATCGGCTTGCGGTGCAGCGACGCGATCATGCCGACCATCTCGCCGACGGTCGCGTCCTCCAGCAGCGCGGCGCCTTGCAGCATGGCGCCGATCGCGCCACGCGCCACCGCCTCGGCGGGGGTTGTGCCGAAGATCGCGACCTCGCCGGCGTCGGGCGTGGTCAAGCCGAGCAGCATGTCGACGGTCGTCGACTTGCCCGCGCCGTTCGGGCCGAGCAGCGCGACCACCTCGCCGGGCGCGATGGTGAGGTCGACGCCGTCGACGGCGCGCACCTCGCCGTAGTGTTTGCGCAGGCCCGTCAGCCGCACCGCGGCCCGGGTCAGGGTCTGGGTTCCGTCCATGCTCTTAGCGTGCCGCCGCGGAGGCCCCGGTTCGCAGGCCGAGCGTCATGATCCGGCCGTGACAAGTGTCAGGGGCCGACTCACTCTCAAATCTGGGATACAATCTCTGATGTGAGAACCATGGAGGATCGCCTGGCCGCGCGCCTGGCCGAACTGCGGGCCGAACGCGGCTGGTCGCTCGACGACCTCGCCGACCGCTCGGGGATCAGCCGCTCGACGCTGTCCCGTGTGGAACGCGGCGAGATCAGCCCGACCGCGTCCCTGCTGGGCAAGTTGTGCACCGTCTACGAGCGCCCGATGTCGCGCCTGCTGACCGAGGTGGAGGCCGAGGGCGCGCAGGTGGTGCGGGCGTCCGCGCAGAGCGTGTGGACCGACGAGGACAGCGGGTTCGTGCGGCGGTCGGTGTCGCCGCCGCACCCGGCGCTGCGCGCGGAGGTCGTCGAGGGCAGGCTGCGCCCCGGCGCCGACATCCGGTACGACGCGCCGTCCGTGCCGGGACTGGAGCAGCACCTGTGGCTGCTCGACGGGAGCCTGGAGCTGACGGTCGACGGCGAGACCCACGTGCTCGAACCCGGCGACTGCCTGCGGTTCCGGCTGTGGGGACCGACGCGGTTCGTGTGTTCCGGCCCGGAACCGGCCCGCTACCTGCTGGTACTGGTGATGCCGTGATCACGCGACTGTCCCCCACGGACTTCGCCGCCGCCGTGCCCGCCCTTGGTGAGGTGCTCGCGGACTGCACGAACGGCGGCGCGTCCGTCGGGTTCCTGGCCCCGCTCGACGCCGCGTCCGCCGGGGCCTGGTGGAAGGGGCTCGCGGGCGACGTGGCCGAGGGGCGCGTCCTGGTCTGGGCGGCCTGGGACGGCCCCCGTCTCGTGGGGACCGTCCAGATCCGGCCCGCCCAGCTGCCGAACGCGCCCCACCGCGCCGAGCTGGCGAAACTCCTGGTCCACCGCGACGCGCGGGGCCGCGGGCTGGGGCGCGCGCTGCTCGCGGAAGCCGAGCGCGGCGCCCGCGACGCCGGGATCACGCTGCTGGTGCTGGACACCGAGACGGGGAGCCCCGCCGCACGCCTGTACGCCGCGGCGGGGTGGACCGAGGCCGGGACGGTGCCGGACTACGCCGCCGACCCGGCCGGAGTGCTCAAAGCGACCACGTTCTTCTACAAGAAAGCCCTGGCCACCGCGGGGTGACCAGGGCTCTTGCCGGACTGGATCAGCAGCCGGGGAGGCGGGCGGCGAGGTAGGCCTCGACCTTGTCGATCGCCACGCGCTCCTGCTGCATGCTGTCGCGCTCCCGCACCGTCACGGCCTGGTCCTCCAGGGTGTCGAAGTCGACGGTGACGCAGAACGGGGTGCCGATCTCCTCCTGGCGCCGGTAGCGCTTGCCGATGGAGCCCGCGTCGTCGAAGTCGACGTTCCAGTTGCGGCGCAGCGCGGCGGCCAGGTCCTTCGCCTTCGGCGTCAGGTCGGCGTTGCGGGACAGCGGCAGCACCGCGACCTTGAACGGCGCGAGCCGCGGGTCGAGCTTGAGCACGGTCCGCTTGTCGACACCGCCCTTGGCGTTGGGCACCTCGTCCTCGTGGTAGGCGTCCAGCAGGAACGCCATCATCGGCCGGCCGACACCGGCTGCCGGCTCGATGACGAACGGGCGGTAGCGCTCCTTGGTGGCCTGGTCGAAGTAGGCCAGGTCGACGCCGGAGTGGTTGGAGTGCGTGGTGAGGTCGAAGTCGGTGCGGTTCGCGATGCCCTCCAGCTCACCCCACTCCTGGCCGGCGGAGAAGCCGAAGCGGTACTCGATGTCGACGGTGCGCTTCGAGTAGTGCGACAGCTTCTCCTTCGGGTGCTCGTAGTGGCGCAGGTTGTCGCGGTTGATGCCGAGGTCGGTGTACCACTCGGTGCGCAGGTCGATCCAGTACTGGTGCCAGCGCTCGTCCTCACCCGGCTCGACGAAGAACTCCATCTCCATCTGCTCGAACTCGCGGGTGCGGAAGATGAAGTTGCCGGGGGTGATCTCGTTGCGGAAGGACTTGCCGATCTGGCCGATGCCGAACGGCGGCTTCTTCCGCGACGTGGTCAGCACGTTGAGGAAGTTCACGAAGATGCCCTGCGCGGTCTCCGGGCGGAGGTAGGCCAGGCCCTCCTCGGACTCGACCGGGCCCAGGTGGGTCTTGAGCATCATGTTGAACTCGCGCGGCGGCGTGTACTGGCCGCGGGTGCCGCAGTTCGGGCACGGGACGTCGGACAGGTCGTCCTCGGAGATGTCCTTGCCGGTGCGCGCGCTGTAGTCCTCGGCCAGCTGGTCCGAGCGGTAGCGGCGGTGACAGACGGTGCACTCGACCAGCGGGTCGTTGAAGGCGTTGACGTGACCGGAGGCCACCCACACCTGGCGGGGCAGGATCACGGAGGAGTCGAGGCCGACGACGTCGTCACGGCTCTGGACCATCGTGCGCCACCACTGGCGCTTGATGTTCTCCTTGAGCTCGACGCCGAGCGGTCCGTAGTCCCACGCCGACCGGGTTCCGCCGTAGATCTCCCCGCTAGGGAAGACGAAGCCACGACGCTTGCACAGGCTGACGACGGTCTCAATGTTGGCGGGCACTCCACGCTCTCCATCAGATGCGGGGACGGTTATCGGTTCCGTCCAGCGTATCCGGCCGTCGTCGCGGCCCGGCGCGGGGCTTGACATGGCCCCCGGGGAGGCGATAACGGCAACCACTACCGGCTGGACACTAGGATGGTGTGACACCGACCGACTCGAGGCTGGAGATGGCTATGCCGATGGCTCGTCCGGACGCCGCGCTGCCCGGGTTGCCCGACGACGCCGACCAGGTCCACGCCGGCGACGAGCTGAAGCCACGGACGCCGCCCCAGCCCGCGGCGACGCTGTCCGAGGCGGGCGAGCTGTTGCGGGCGCTGTCGGCTCCGGTGCGGATCGCGATCGTGCTGCAGCTGCGGGACGCCGACCGGTGCGTGCACGAACTGGTGGACGCGCTCGACGTGGCGCAGCCGTTGATCAGCCAGCACCTGCGGGTGCTGAAGGCGGCCGGGGTGGTGCGGGGTGAACGCCGGGGCCGTGAGGTGGTCTACCGGCTCGTCGACGATCATCTTGCGCACATCGTGATGGACGCGGTGGCCCACGTCCAGGAGGGTTCATGACGAGTAGCGACGTTCGCCGGGCCCCGGTGCCCGGCCGCCGGTCGACGAAGCAGCGCGCGGCCGTGGTCGACCTGCTGTCGGAGGTCGACGACTTCCGGTCGGCGCAGGAACTGCACGACGAGCTGCGCAAACGTGGTGACGGCATCGGCCTGACCACGGTGTACCGGACGCTGCAGTCGCTGTCCGAGGCCGGTGAGGTCGACGTCCTGCGGACCGAGTCGGGCGAGGCGATCTACCGCCGCTGCTCGACGCACCACCACCATCACCTGGTGTGCCGGCACTGCGGCTTCACGGTGGAGGTGGAGGGCCCTGCGGTGGAGCGCTGGGCGGAGAAGGTCGCGTCCGGCAACGGCTTCTCGGACATCCGGCACACCGTCGAGATCGTGGGCACCTGCACCGATTGCGCCAAGCGCCTGGGGAGTTAGGTCCGGGCCACGCCGCCGGGGACGGGTCGCGGCCTGGTGCCGGGCCTGGTCGAGGCGTAGCGTTTTTTCTTTGCGCCTCCTGATGACTCCGGTGAGGAGGGCGACGCATGGCTCACGCAATCAGCGAAACCACCGCGACGACGGTCGACGACTACGACGCGATCTGCCGGGTCGTCCAGCTGTGCCTGGACGGTGAGGCGACGGGCAACGCCGACAAGGTGCGGGAGGCCTTCCACGAGGACGCCCGCATGTTCGGCTCCTTGGGCGGCGAACGCTACGACGTTCCTATCTCGGAGCTGGCCGAGATGGTCGCGAGCGCCCCGGCGGACACCGGGCACTACCGTTCGCGGATCCTCTCGGTGCAGCAGACCGGCGACGCGGCGTTCGTGACCGTGGCCGAGGAAGGCTACTGGGGAACGGTCTCCTTCCTGGACTACCTGTCGCTGGCACGCATCGGCGGGACCTGGAAGATCGTGAACAAGCTGTTCGCGCACACCGGCGGCGAGCCGCCCGACCTGGGCTAGAGGGGTAACCCCCTCGGCACAGCCGGTGCCGGCAGCTGGCGGACGCTGAACTGCTGACGCCGGCGGTGGCGCAGGTGCTGTTCGGGGGGTGCGCTCGGAAGCCTGGTGGTTCCGGTGTGCCCCGCCGTTTGGCCCCCTCACCCGGCTAGTACTCATAGGCGTCCTGGGGTGCCGGGATCGGCCGGAGCGCGGTGACCGTGACGTCGGGCGTGTACCCGTTGGCGGCGACGGCCGTGCCGGGGACCACCTGGCCGGTCACCTCCAGCCAGGTGTCGTCGGGATAGCGGGCCGCCTGGGGGCCGGCCAGGCGGACCGTCATCGGCGCCGCGTCGGCCGCGCAGCAGCGGATCACCATTCGCGCCAGCAGCACGCCCTCTTTGCCGTGCACGACGAAACCGCTCAACCGGACCGTCCGGCCGTTGAGGGAGCCGCGGGAATCCCAGCCCGCCCGCGTCACGAACTCGGTGAGGGTCAGCGGCACCACGTCGCCGGCTGGGAGCGGCGGGAAAGCGGCGGCGTCCTGGGCGACGGCCGAACGGGGCGCGCCCGCCGAGGTGCGGATGACCGAGTCGGAACCGAGCGCGGGCGGCGCGACGAGGAACACCGCCAGCACCGGGACGACCAGCAGCCACGCCGAACGCGCCGGGTGGTGGTGGTCGTGGCCCGCGGCGACCGTCCTGGCCTGGCGCGCGGCCAGCACGTCCCGCACGATCGCGACCGCACCGAGCAGCAGGATGACCGCTCCCCCGGCGACCACCCACGGCTGCTGGGCGGGTTTGACGTAGCGCAGGTAGTCGCCGTTGACGCCGATCTTCAACAGCGCCCCGCCGAGCAGCACCAGCAGGATGTTCTGCGTTTCGCGACGCACCGGGTTCCTCCCCTACCGTGCCGGGACGACGGTCAGCCAGTCGGCCGCGGACACCACGAACGCGACGGCGCCGGCCAGCGCGAGCAACGCGGCGAGCGACCCGAACACGATCCCGGCGCGCGCCAGCCCGCCCGCGGCGTCGCGGCCCAGGACGCCGAACAGGACGGCCAGCACCGCCAGCACCAGGATCAGGACCCACAGCGCGCCGAGCACCAACGTGAGCACCACGACCAGCGGTGACGGCAGCGCGTCCCCGGCCCGCGGCCGGACGAACGCCCACGTGACCCACACCGACATGGCCATCACGATCCCGACGGCGCCGAGCGCTGCCGACGCGACGGCGAGCCCGGTTCGCGGCTGTTGCTGGATCATCTCGCACCTCCCAGGACGAGGACCCCGACGATCACCGCGCAGGCGGTCGCCACGAGGAACGTCACCGGGGCGAACCGTACCGCGAACGACCGCCCGAAGGTGCCCGCCTGCAGGGCGAACAGCTTCACGTCGATGGCCGGGCCGACCACCAGGAACACCAGCCGCGGCAGCAGCGGCAGGGCGGTGAGCGAGGCGGCCACGAACGCATCGGCCTCGCTGCACAGGGCGAGCACCACCGCGAGGACCGCCATCACGAGCACGCCCAGCACGATCTGGTTGCTCAGGACCTCGAACCACGCCGCGGGCACCAGGACGTTCATGGCGGCGGCGATGAGGGCGCCGAGCACCAGGAACCCCGCCGACTCGACCAGGTCGGCCCGGGCGGTCTCGGTGAAGGTGCGCCACCGGTTGCCGCCGTCGGGCAGGCGCTCGAGGGCACGCTGGACGATCCAGTCGAGCTTGCCCCACTTCGCCCAGAGCAGGCCCATCACGACGGCGGTCGCGAAGGAGGCGAGGAACCGGGCGAGCACCATCTCGGGCTGCCCGGGGAACGCGACCGCGGTGGCGACGAGCACGACGGGGTTCACGGCCGGGGCGGCGAGCAGGAAGGTGAGCGCGGCGGCAGGCGCCACCCCCTGCCCGATGAGGCGGCGCGCCACCGGGACGGACGCGCACTCGCAGCCGGGCAGGGCGACCCCGGCGAGCCCCGCGACGCCCACGGCGCCCGCCTGGTTGCGCGGGGTGACCCGGCGCAGGACGCGGGCAGGCACGAACGCCGCGATGGCCCCGCTGATCAGCACGCCGAGCACGAGGAACGGCAGGGCCTGCACGCAGACCGCGACGAACACCGTGGAGCCGGTCCGCAGGGCCGGCACGTCGAGCACGTCGCGCAGCCAGCCCTGCCCGAGCACGGCGACGACGAGGAGGGCGCAGAGCACCTCGATGGAGGTGATCCGCCCGCGACGCCGCGTGCCGTCGGGCTCGGTCCGGTCCAGTACTTCGCTCACCGGGCCGATACTGCCAGGCACCGGCGACAGGATGCGCCGGTTGGGTCGACGAGTGGGCCGTCTCGTGCGCTGAGGCACACGAAGTGACCAGTCGTGGGGTGCGAGTGGTGGGTTGGTGAGGTGACGGTGGGGCGGAGGTGGGTGGTTGGTGAGTCGCGGGTGGTGGGCGGCGGGGCGGTCTGGGGTTGGGACATCAGGCCCGCGGGACGGCTGGGTGGCTGGAACGCCGGGCGGCAGGTTCGCAGGAGAGCCGGGAACGCCGGGCGATGGGAATGCCGAGCGGCGGGAAGGCCGGACCGTGGGACCGCCGGGTGGCGGGGCAGTCGGGGTTGGAACGCGGATGGCGGGAACGAGGGCGGCAGGAACGCCGGGTAGCCGAAACGCCGGGCGGCCGAAACGCCGGCGATGGGAACGCCGGAGGTTTCGGCCGGAACGCCGGGCGACCCGAACGCCGGGTAGCCGAAACGCCAGGCGGCCGGAACGCCGGGCGGCAGGAAGGCCGGACCGTGGGAACGCCGGGTGGCGGGGCCGCCCGGGGTTGGAACGCGGGTGGCGGGAACGCAGGGTGGCGGAAGCGCGGTGGGGGTGTCGGGCGGTGGAGCGCCGCAGTCTGGAGCTGCGGGCTTGGAGCACCGCAGGGTGAAACCGGGACCTATGAAAGGGCTGGCCGGGCTGCGCTACCGCGCACCGCCCAGCCA
The window above is part of the Amycolatopsis thermoflava N1165 genome. Proteins encoded here:
- a CDS encoding DUF1963 domain-containing protein — encoded protein: MTALAATVPSSAHQIGGYAFPIQHAVEQDVAIWPAVQEEARRWVALAQIDSDDETGMMWGDAGRLHWLIRAADLAAGRFDAASFTWQCG
- a CDS encoding DUF1963 domain-containing protein, with product MPTHEARLRAVARRTLPPPIAERWISLIRPAVRLRPARRGDRVVGRLGGCPAVPHDFEWPVWPGEGSLSFVASVDCAKLPRESIDLALPADGTLDSFPATT
- a CDS encoding deoxyguanosinetriphosphate triphosphohydrolase: MYSEHDQQRWLGEAPKRAALPGSRPDGRSAFARDRARVLHSAALRRLAGKTQVVGPGEGAEVSGVPRTRLTHSLEVAQIGRGIAEELGADPDLVDTAGLAHDIGHPPFGHNGERALDEVAQSCGGFEANAQTLRILTRLEPKVDSAGLNLTRACLDASTKYPWPRRAGTAKFGVYADDREVFDWMRAGAPEGRTCLEAQIMDWADDVAYSVHDVEDGVLSGRLSLSVLADPGERAAVAELAAKHFSRLSVSALEGAARDLLDLPVVAELARPGVDSTPHGQIALKRMTSELVGRFASAAVTGTRAEYGDGPLTRYAASLVMPERVAAEVALLKALALRYVMSDPRRLAMQAGQRELLAELVTVLAERAPEPLETAFHPAWHAAPDDAARLRVVIDQVASLTDAQAHAWHRWHTGRH
- a CDS encoding YdcF family protein — its product is MGERVSWVRRAVLGTVLVLLMVVAGTAFRVWQVAREDDRTHADAIVVLGAAQYNGKPSPIFQARLRHAMDLYEEGVADRIVTAGGNRAGDAYTEASAGANWLIEQGVPREATLAVGEGSDTLGSLRAVAGAFGERGWRTAVLVSDPWHSLRARTMANDAGLDTWTSPTHRGPIVQTRETQFAYIYRETGALLFYRLTKTPADNIGGTGLG
- a CDS encoding DNA-binding response regulator; the encoded protein is MIRVLLADDQAMVRGALATVLGLEPDIEVVGQVGSGDEVLAAAKETTPDVALLDVQMPGTDGLTAAAELHAALPSCRIIVCTTFGRPGYLARAMAAGAAGFVVKDSPPEQLVDAVRRVHNGLRVVDPALAAESLATGASPLTPREHEVLRAASDGGTVSDVARRLHLSEGTVRNHLSAAIGKTGARTRAEAVRLAEERGWL
- a CDS encoding sensor histidine kinase, giving the protein MAEDRTQWWNEHAAGRPRPRFARRWPLAGTIFYLASAVPVGQRLDPQLIVLLVAYGLCYVTFPYFLLSHRRMRVRLPFALLMLVLGWAVLLQGASIYMLLYATLAIAMSMPAGWVLVFDGAAVAGCGLLLLVHNDVRGTPSDIGTVVGITTAMFFMGRLAQTVRRLRRANEEIAALAVSAERERLARDLHDILGHSLTTIAVKAGLARRLIETASDEERAVTEIREVEALARSALTDVRATVSEYREVSLSAELVGARAALRAAEIDAELPSAVDNVRPELQSAFGYVLREAVTNVLRHSGAGRVKVRLGRNWLEISDDGRGTEPAAAGNGLRGLAERLAQLGGTLQVRARPGEGFQLRAEVPAAKPVEVS
- a CDS encoding ABC transporter permease encodes the protein MSLKFLTLEIRRVLRAPRFLIFTVAFPVLMFLLYVGIFARGDQDAVAPLMVGMTSFGAMSAALFVGTRVAVERKAGWQRQLRLTPLSGAGYLSAKAATGLTLALAPVVLVPLVGALTQGVSLGAGSWLRVTLGVWLAAIPFALIGLLIGQVGAADSVQPITQLVMLPMALLGGIFIPVEAMPHWLLQISHVLPSYWMAQVGRGAVTTDLSTSLGQDVLWLAVWTAAVGIAVVRRYRKDSARV
- a CDS encoding ABC transporter ATP-binding protein; the protein is MDGTQTLTRAAVRLTGLRKHYGEVRAVDGVDLTIAPGEVVALLGPNGAGKSTTVDMLLGLTTPDAGEVAIFGTTPAEAVARGAIGAMLQGAALLEDATVGEMVGMIASLHRKPMPVAEALRRAGIEDLANRRGTKLSGGQKQRVRFAVALVSDPDLLVLDEPTAAMDVGSRREFWKSMHAYTNTGRTVLFATHYLEEAEEFADRVVLMRGGRIVADGTVAEVRALASGRTLRAAVPEATSAAVAELPGVTEYEVRGGRIAVSTSDSDATLRALLTRFPGAHDVEITAIGLEGAFLTLTADEENHR
- a CDS encoding helix-turn-helix domain-containing protein → MEDRLAARLAELRAERGWSLDDLADRSGISRSTLSRVERGEISPTASLLGKLCTVYERPMSRLLTEVEAEGAQVVRASAQSVWTDEDSGFVRRSVSPPHPALRAEVVEGRLRPGADIRYDAPSVPGLEQHLWLLDGSLELTVDGETHVLEPGDCLRFRLWGPTRFVCSGPEPARYLLVLVMP